The DNA segment CCACGCTCCGTAACAGCTCGAGCGCGCGCGCGTCGTGCACGTGCACGTCGTACCAGAGGCGCGCGAGGCGCTCTTCGAACGCGCCGTCGGGCTTGATCGCGGCAGGCGCCCAGGCGCGTTTGCGCGCAGCGGCCGCCATGCGCCCCACGAGGTACGGCGCGGCGCCGCCGCCGTGGCTGATGCACACGTCGAGGTTCGGGTGCCGGTCGAGCACGCCGCCGTAGATCAGCGTCGCGACGCTGAGCGTCTCCTCCGCGGCGAAGCCCATCACGAGATCGAGGTCGAAGCGGCCGAGGCGTGGGTCTCCCGGCGGGCCGTCGATGCCCGCGGGCGCGGGGTGCAGGAACAGCGGCACGTCGCGCGCGACGCAGCCCTCGTAGAAGCGATCGAGCGCGGGCGCGTCGAGCAGCGTGCCGAAGTCGGTGCCGATGTAGCCCGCGAGCAGGCCCAGCTCGCGCGCGCGATCGAGCTCGTCGAGCGCGGCGGAGACGTCCTGCATCGGCAGCGCCGCGAAGCCGAGCAGCCGGCCGGGCCACGCCCGTAACAACTTCGCGAGCGCGTCGTTGTGGCGGCGGCAGAACGCGATCGCGTCCTTCGCCGCGACGTGGTGGAAGTACGTGAGCGGATTCGGCGAGAGCACCTGCACGCCGATGTGCGCCGCATCCATCGCGGCGACGCGCTTCGCCGGATCCATGAACGGGCTGCCGCGGTAGCGCACGCCGCGCAGGCAGTACGCGCCGACGCGAAACACCGGCACGCCGTCCTCGTCGCTCAGCGTGGGGCCGTGCGCGCCCGCGGTGCCGAACGTCTCTTCGAGGACGACGTGGGCGTGAACGTCGATCGCTCGCATGTCGGCGGTCGCCTACCGGGTGTCCTTCATCAGCGAGCCGAGGTCGATGATCATGCCGCCCTCGCCGCTGCCGTAGACCGCGGGCAGCTTGCCGTCCCACTTCTCGATCCACTCGCGCGAGATCACGAGCGCGCCGCCCTGCACCTTCAGCGCTTCCGCGTTCAGCTTCGCCGCCTCGCTCTTGCCCTGCGCGATCATCACCGCCGTTTGCTTTTCGAGCTCCGCTTTCTGCAGCACGTAGCGCTGCTGCTCCGCTTGCTGCTGCGCCACCTGCTTCGCTTCGATCGCGCGATTGAACTCGTCGGAGAACGCGAAGTTCGTGATCGAGAGACCCGACGGCTCGACCACGAGGTTGTACTTCGAGAGTCGCTGCGTGATCTCTTCCTCGACCTCGGCCTTCACCTTCGGCCGGAACTTGATCAGCTCTTCGGCGGTGTACTTCGCGGTCACCGTCTTCAGCGACTCCTGCACCGCCGGGTCGATCACCCGCGCCTTGTATCCGGTGCCGACGTTCTTGAAGAGCTCGCCCACGCCCGCCGCATCGACGCGAAAGTTGAGCGCCAGAGAAGTCGTGACGTTCTGCAGGTCGCGCGACGCGGCGGTCGCCTGGCTCTCCTCCTTCTGCGTGCGCACCTCCATCAGCTCGACCGTGTTCACGAACGGAATGATCAGGTGGAAGCCTTCGTTGAGCGTGCCCTGCACCGCGGCGAAGCGAAGCAGTACGCCGCGGAAGCCGGCGGGCACGATTACCGCGCTGCCCACGAGCACGCCGACGACGACGAGCAGCACGCCGAGCGCGCGTGTCATCCACGCGGCGCGGCTGGCTTGGCCGCCCGGCGTGCGCGTCGCGAGCCCGCCGAGCATGAACGAGAGCGCGAGCAACATGAAGCCGAAGACTGCGATCGCCATGAGACCTCCCCTCGGTGCGCGCGCACATGATTCCCCGCGCGCGCGGCCGCGTCACGGGGATTCTCGCTGCGCGCGGCGCGCTTCGGCGTTGCTCATGCGCGTCCGCGCGCGATCTCGCTGAAGCGGGCCTCGTCATTCGCGCCGAAGCGCGCGCGACTCGGCTCGGCCGCGCGCCTACAAGAGATGGGGATCTGCGCCGCCGTCCACCGGTACTGCGGCGCCGGTGATGAACGCGGCGTGCTGCGAGCACAGGAACGCGACCACGTGGCCGAACTCGTCGGCCGTGCCGAGGCGGCCCACCGGGATGCCGCGCGCCATCTCCTCCATGGTCGCGTTGCCGCGCATGCCCTTGATGCGCTCGGTGTCGTGCACGCCGGGCAGCACGGAGTTCACGGTGACGCCGTCCTTCGCGACCTCGCGCGCGAGGGTCTTCAGGAAACCCGTCGCGCCGGCGCGCGCGGTGTTGCTGAGGATCAGGTGCGGCAGCGGCGTCGCGACTGCGATCGACGTGATCGCGACGACGCGGCCCCACTGCTGCGCCTGCATCGCCGGCACGGCCTCTTTGCACATCGCGATCACGCTCATCAGGTTGAGCTCGATCGCCTTCGGGTACGCCTCGACCGGCGTGCTCGCGAAGTTCCCGGGCGGCGGGCCGCCCGCGTTCGGCACGAGAATGTCGAGGCCGCCGAGCGCCGCGCGCGCATCGCGCACGAACTGCGCCGCGCCGGCGGGCGTGCTCACGTCCGCGACGAGCGGCAGCGCGTTCGCGCCGATCGCGCGCGCGGCCGCATCGATGCGCGCGCGCTCGCGGCCGCAGATCGCGACCCGCACACCGTCGGCTGCGAGCGCCTTCGCAGTCGCGAAGCCGAGCCCCGCGGACGCTCCCGCCACCGCCGCGCGCCTTTCACGAATCCCGAGATCCATCTCGCAGCTCTCCTCGTTGTGGGCGTCCATGCTCGCCCAGCGGGGACTTTTCTGCGCAGACGCAACTCGCCTTGCATTGTGGCGCGCGCGTGTGTCGGATTTGCTCGCTCTCCAGCGACGGAGAGCCGCGATGCGGGATCGAGACTTCGCGATCGGCGTGATGGCGTGCGACGAGGGCGCGTCCGTGTGGATCCTCGACATCGGCGGCTTCACGGTGCTCGTCGACAGCTGGCTCGGCGATCCATACTTCTCTGGCCCGCGCGGCTTCTTCACCGGGCACCGCGTGCACGCTCCCGTGATCCCGCTCGAGGAGCTGCCCGAGATCGACGCGGTGCTGCTCACGAGCTTCGAGCAAGATCACACGCATCAACCCTCGCTCGAGCGCATCTCGCGGCGCGCGCTCGTGATCGGCCCGCCGGCGTGCGCGCAGCTCGCGAAGCAAGTCGGCTTTCACCGCACCGTCGCGCTGGAGCCCGGTGGGCGCGCGCTGATGCTCGAAGACTCGATCACGCTGCTCGCGCTGAAAGGCTATGCCCGCAACACCGCGTACGTGCTGCGCGACAACTTCTCGCGCGAGCGGCTGTGCATGGCGCCGCACGGGGTTCACGCGGGCTGGTTCGCTGCGAACGAGAAGCGCGTGCTCGGCGCGGAGTTCGCGCTCGATCAGCGCGGCCGCTACGTGGACACGCTCTGCATCGGCATCCACACCACGCTGCTGCGCCCGCCGCGCGTGCCGCCCGGCCTGCTCGGGAGCGCGGGCACGATCGTGCCCGACCCGGAAGAGAGCGCGCACATCGTCTCCGTGCTGAATCCGCGGCGGGTCGTGTTCGGGCACTTCACGCGCGAGCACGAGGAGGGCTTCGCCGTGAGGCATCTGCTGCAGTACCCGACGGGCGAGCGCGACGTCGAGCACGCGCGCAGCGTCTTCGCAGCGCGTTGCCCGCAAGTGTTCATCACCGGCGCGCCGCCGCCGGGAAAGTTCGCCTGAACCAGGGCGCCGCTCCGTAACAACTCGAACGCGTTGGCTTCGGCGCCCGATCGCGCGCACACTGCGCCGCTCACCGGAGGTGCGTGATGCGCGTGAGGGATCAGGTCGTGGTGGTGACGGGCGGCGCGAGCGGCATCGGGCGGGCGCTGTGCCTGCGCTTTGCGGCGGATGGCGCGCGCAAGGTCGTCGTCGTCGACCGAGACGGCGACGGCGCCGCGAAGGTGGCCGCAGAGGTCGGCGGCGAAGGGCGGCGCGTCGACGTCGCGCGCGAGAGCGAGATCGCCGAGCTCATCGAGCACACCGAGCGCGTACACGGACCGATCGCGCTGTTCTGCTCGAACGCCGGCATCGGCATCCACGGCGGCGCCGAGGTCGCGGACAGCGAGTGGCAGCGCATCTGGGAGATCAACGTGATGTCCCACATCTACGCCGCGCGCCATCTCGTGCCGCGCATGGCGAAGCGCGGCGGCGGCTACCTGCTGAACACCGCGTCGGCCGCGGGCCTGCTCACGCAACTCGGCTCTGCGCCGTATGCCGTGACGAAACACGCGGCCGTCTCGTTCGCCGAGTGGATCGCGATCACGCACGCGCGCGACGGCATCAAGGTCTCGGTGCTCTGCCCGCAAGCCGTGCGGACCGCGATGACC comes from the Deltaproteobacteria bacterium genome and includes:
- a CDS encoding SDR family oxidoreductase translates to MDLGIRERRAAVAGASAGLGFATAKALAADGVRVAICGRERARIDAAARAIGANALPLVADVSTPAGAAQFVRDARAALGGLDILVPNAGGPPPGNFASTPVEAYPKAIELNLMSVIAMCKEAVPAMQAQQWGRVVAITSIAVATPLPHLILSNTARAGATGFLKTLAREVAKDGVTVNSVLPGVHDTERIKGMRGNATMEEMARGIPVGRLGTADEFGHVVAFLCSQHAAFITGAAVPVDGGADPHLL
- a CDS encoding amidohydrolase — protein: MRAIDVHAHVVLEETFGTAGAHGPTLSDEDGVPVFRVGAYCLRGVRYRGSPFMDPAKRVAAMDAAHIGVQVLSPNPLTYFHHVAAKDAIAFCRRHNDALAKLLRAWPGRLLGFAALPMQDVSAALDELDRARELGLLAGYIGTDFGTLLDAPALDRFYEGCVARDVPLFLHPAPAGIDGPPGDPRLGRFDLDLVMGFAAEETLSVATLIYGGVLDRHPNLDVCISHGGGAAPYLVGRMAAAARKRAWAPAAIKPDGAFEERLARLWYDVHVHDARALELLRSVVSDARLVYGTNFAGWDQADPQPVGALGETLARNAARLLRKPELASP
- a CDS encoding SDR family oxidoreductase, whose translation is MRVRDQVVVVTGGASGIGRALCLRFAADGARKVVVVDRDGDGAAKVAAEVGGEGRRVDVARESEIAELIEHTERVHGPIALFCSNAGIGIHGGAEVADSEWQRIWEINVMSHIYAARHLVPRMAKRGGGYLLNTASAAGLLTQLGSAPYAVTKHAAVSFAEWIAITHARDGIKVSVLCPQAVRTAMTAGNPDGVASVNGMIEPEQVAQVVTEALAEERFLVLPHPEVATYIQRKAGDYDRWIRGMQRLREKYEG
- a CDS encoding MBL fold metallo-hydrolase produces the protein MRDRDFAIGVMACDEGASVWILDIGGFTVLVDSWLGDPYFSGPRGFFTGHRVHAPVIPLEELPEIDAVLLTSFEQDHTHQPSLERISRRALVIGPPACAQLAKQVGFHRTVALEPGGRALMLEDSITLLALKGYARNTAYVLRDNFSRERLCMAPHGVHAGWFAANEKRVLGAEFALDQRGRYVDTLCIGIHTTLLRPPRVPPGLLGSAGTIVPDPEESAHIVSVLNPRRVVFGHFTREHEEGFAVRHLLQYPTGERDVEHARSVFAARCPQVFITGAPPPGKFA
- a CDS encoding prohibitin family protein, with translation MAIAVFGFMLLALSFMLGGLATRTPGGQASRAAWMTRALGVLLVVVGVLVGSAVIVPAGFRGVLLRFAAVQGTLNEGFHLIIPFVNTVELMEVRTQKEESQATAASRDLQNVTTSLALNFRVDAAGVGELFKNVGTGYKARVIDPAVQESLKTVTAKYTAEELIKFRPKVKAEVEEEITQRLSKYNLVVEPSGLSITNFAFSDEFNRAIEAKQVAQQQAEQQRYVLQKAELEKQTAVMIAQGKSEAAKLNAEALKVQGGALVISREWIEKWDGKLPAVYGSGEGGMIIDLGSLMKDTR